From a region of the Poecile atricapillus isolate bPoeAtr1 chromosome 4, bPoeAtr1.hap1, whole genome shotgun sequence genome:
- the MGARP gene encoding protein MGARP isoform X1, translating to MSLCRATSLALASRLSRAPAAASRLKQRAPPRQMSSGSVPGSSGDRMMIYLLAGVAAFGGLFYAYRVVNSSHSKFIKHTNILHERAEGQKNNPWSRKEGDGEETDEVTEAEAEEEADTAAAVEPAAQDESAGPTAQDDTSWVSAEAKGENGLLAPEVSHAMEEAQQEAAANSEAAANLELAANSEAAAVEVSEEKTMEEVAKEL from the exons ATGTCTCTCTGCCGGGCCACTTCGCTGGCGCTGGCCTCCCGCCTGAGCAGGGCTCCCGCAGCCGCCAGCCGCCTCAAGCAGCGTG CGCCTCCTCGCCAGATGTCATCTGGGAGTGTTCCTGGCTCTTCTGGAGACAGGATGATGATCTATCTCCTTGCTGGTGTTGCAGCTTTTGGTGGTTTATTTTAT GCCTACAGAGTAGTCAATTCATCCCACAGCAAGTTTATCAAACATACAAATATTCTTCATgagagagcagaggggcagaagaACAATCCTTGGTCAAGGAAGG AAGGTGATGGAGAAGAGACAGATGAAGTCACTGAAGCAGAGGCTGAGGAAGAGGCTGatacagcagctgctgttgaaCCTGCAGCACAGGATGAGAGTGCTGGACCCACAGCACAGGATGACACTTCCTGGGTATCTGCAGAAGCTAAAGGGGAAAATGGCTTACTGGCTCCAGAGGTATCCCATGCTATGGAGGAAGCACAGCAGGAAGCTGCTGCTAATTCAGAAGCTGCTGCTAATTTGGAACTTGCTGCTAAttcagaagctgctgcagtTGAAG
- the MGARP gene encoding protein MGARP isoform X2: MGLGQQHFTSIYLMVFIAPPRQMSSGSVPGSSGDRMMIYLLAGVAAFGGLFYAYRVVNSSHSKFIKHTNILHERAEGQKNNPWSRKEGDGEETDEVTEAEAEEEADTAAAVEPAAQDESAGPTAQDDTSWVSAEAKGENGLLAPEVSHAMEEAQQEAAANSEAAANLELAANSEAAAVEVSEEKTMEEVAKEL, translated from the exons ATGGGGCTGGGACAG CAGCACTTTACATCAATTTATCTAATGGTTTTTATAGCGCCTCCTCGCCAGATGTCATCTGGGAGTGTTCCTGGCTCTTCTGGAGACAGGATGATGATCTATCTCCTTGCTGGTGTTGCAGCTTTTGGTGGTTTATTTTAT GCCTACAGAGTAGTCAATTCATCCCACAGCAAGTTTATCAAACATACAAATATTCTTCATgagagagcagaggggcagaagaACAATCCTTGGTCAAGGAAGG AAGGTGATGGAGAAGAGACAGATGAAGTCACTGAAGCAGAGGCTGAGGAAGAGGCTGatacagcagctgctgttgaaCCTGCAGCACAGGATGAGAGTGCTGGACCCACAGCACAGGATGACACTTCCTGGGTATCTGCAGAAGCTAAAGGGGAAAATGGCTTACTGGCTCCAGAGGTATCCCATGCTATGGAGGAAGCACAGCAGGAAGCTGCTGCTAATTCAGAAGCTGCTGCTAATTTGGAACTTGCTGCTAAttcagaagctgctgcagtTGAAG